Below is a window of Tachysurus fulvidraco isolate hzauxx_2018 chromosome 11, HZAU_PFXX_2.0, whole genome shotgun sequence DNA.
AAATAATCACCATCataatcacaacaacaacaaacaacaacaaacaacaaggacaataataataaaagcagtaCATTAATGACTCGTTTTTATAAGGCTTTTGGATTGAAATGGGATTCTGTTTTTAATAGCAATGTTTgactcatttattcatccattctttctttctctccttctctttctctctctctctctctctctctctctctctctctctctctctctctctttctctctctctctctcttcatctttctctgTGGTGTAATTTGATATAGCAGCCTCATTTCTCCTGCAAGTTTAATGTACAGACAGAGCGaaggagagatgagaggagagaaaagaaaaacaataaaaatcagcAATGGAGCTGAAAGACAAAGAAGTGTATAAATGTTACACGAGTGACACGTTCCGTTTTAAAAAATCGATTACAAATCTAAAGTGAATATATCGAACTCTTggaattatattacatttatatttgattAGTGTTATCATTGCATCATTTGGTTTGGAACAGTTTAAAAATgcaattaataatatatttattaaaatatcatttacaGTATCATCTGGAATTTAGATGgcatttgaaaaaatatatcatatatataatttaagatCATTTCATATTTAAGCTCTCACAATATTTAAGCATTaggaataaaaatctaaattgaTTCAAAACCGCTTTACAAAACCGTGCTGTTTAGACAGTGCTGGATTCTGATTGTTCAGGAGGTGTTGATGGCACACGCTCATGCAGTGTCATCTCTCTCTGCAGATCTCTCTTCGTACCCTCATTACCTGCGTGACCTCATACACACTCGGGTCTGCGAGGCTCGGATGCGTGAAGCTGAAAGTGGAGTCGCAGTCGATCTTTCGCCACCAGCGGGATTGGCAGGGTCGCCCCCGGACACACTGGGGTCCAGCACGTGCAGCTTGGACGAGACATACCCATTGCTGCGTGAGCTTGGTCGCTGTGGTGACGACCTCACTGCCAAGATCCTGGGTGCGCTGCATGGCAGGGAGGACCTCCTGCTTTTAGCACGCCTCCAGAGGGCAGGGCAAAGGCAGGGCCATTTGTTCTCTGAGATGTTTGAAGATGACGATACGCCTTGCAAGGACTGTAGGAGTGGGGCTTGGTGCACGCGGGAATATTCCGCACGGAGGAAAGTTTCAGATGTTGCTTCATCCGGCGTGGTGTCACttgatgaggaagatgaagatgaagcagACGAAGAtgcagaagaggaagaggaggaaagagAGCAGTGAACACTCGCTATTCTATTCCAGTCATAACTCCAGTTCCTGTTGGGAATGTTTGACTCGGCATGTTTGTTTTAGACTCCGCCCCTCTCATTTGCATACAGACAGTTGTCTAATGCCGacaatatcattttttttttgttgttgtttttttacagcgTCTCAACAATCTTTTTGGCAGTGCGGCGGAAAGGAAGAGGTTGAACTTGAACTGGAGGCCATGCCTATAACCTTTGCAAGAAAATTACATCAAAAATGGATCAAGTGAAGAAAATGTCATAAACAATGGAGAAATGAAAGACTGAAAATTTTCTTCTGCATGTATCGTAAGTCGAATGCTCGAACGCTCGGATTTGCACCGTCCAGTCTATTTTTGCACGGTTTTGTGAATTTTGGCTGTCTTGTTATCTCCGCCCCTTTTCTCGAGATCTCTGGCCCCATTGCATTCTGGGTCCTGGTTGCGCATCCTTTGGGCATGGCTGCTTGCTACAGAAACTCTTATTGTAATCTGCCAAATTGTTCGCCGTCACAATCAGCGACGAGAAAATGCTGGAATGTTGAATATTTGTAGTGTGAtgggaaaatgtattttaaaaccaagcataaaaaatgatttttttcttttttggactAATTTTGTAAtcactcattattattattattattattattattattattattattattattattattattattattattattatagtcacAGTATCTCTTAATTTCTCTTAATAATCTCGGTGTGTGGTGAAGAACAGAAAGGATTTGTGTCGAGGACGTTTCAGGGTTTGTGGGAAAGTCGTTCTATTTTTGTACATGTGATTTTTTGCGGCGTGTCTGTGAGCGTGCGATGCGTCAGAAAagctcttctctctttctttgttacagaaaaaatatgttttttttttatggtgtcCTTCAGCTTTGTTTTTTAAGAGGAACAATGTGACCATGCTCGATGTGACCTCTTGGAAAAACATCTCATTTTTTCTTTATCCTCCATAAATGTCAagtactctctctttctcacacacacacacacacacacacacacacacacacacacacacacacacacacacacacacacacacacacacacacacacagagagattatcatccataataataatgattactgTAGAGAATTAATAAAACTGTGGTTTTCTTTGCTGATGCTCCTCGTTATCATGGCAATCCACTGTTGCCTCCTACTACAGGGCTGTCAATCTGCCTGAtttgaaatctgattggctctAAGGAAGGGATTACATCCCGCCCACTTGCTCACCTCTTGCTTTAAACACAACAGGCAAGTTTGTACACAAGTTGGACACTAacctcacctgtgtgtgtgtgtgtgtgtgtgtgtgtgtgtgtgtgtgtgtgtgtgtgtgtgtgtgtgtgtgtgcatgcgtgcgtgcctgCGTGTAACTTTGTAACTGTCTACTCACAGGTTTCACATTTCTCCTTCAATTCAATGTTTAcagttgagtgcaaaagtttgtgcacccagATTTTTCAGCATCTTGCGAAACTGCATTCTaaattttttgcctttttttgctCCTTCAGACACACCCAGATTATATTTCTTTGTACATAAATCATAACatagaatttttaatttatagacTTTTCcctttattaaaaacaagaaacGGTGTGGCGGAGCACAAACCTTTACACCCAACACTGTTTTACAATAATGAGACAGTTCTCTGGATTGCAGTATTGCTCACTACTATAATATGGTGAACATGTATTTAGCCCTTTATGGTGACTGAATTGTCAGTGGTTAGTCCACATAAATAATAGTGTTGTTTTGTATAAGACCCACACTCCACACCTATAAGAACAACTAGAATGATAAactatcgtgtgtgtgtgtgttgggtatCACGCAGGGCTGTTTGGCACCTCAGGGGATTTTACCACATTGTGCCTTTAACGCCAAGCGTGCCATCGACTGTACACCAGTTCTGTTAATGCCATAGTTTATATGATAATGTTGATGGTCAATATATTCctttttaaagcttttctttctatttgtctctctttcccttttgtttaaatcttaaatctcTCTGTTCTACCTAAAACCCTCTATTTTAAAGTTTCTTTTCtatgtttctctcccttttattctctctctctctctctctctctctctctctctctctctctctctctctctcattctattttcttgtctgtcttgttccATTTCATTCACTCTCACTTTTCACCTTCTCAGACTTTGACCTTTATCTCTTCTGTGATTGGTGGACTGTGCTGCCTGTCATAGTGACAGACTTGGTTTTTGGCAGTTGCACCGTGTCACAAGTGGCCTCGTTACACACAATTGGGTCAACACCGAGTGTGTGcttgtggtatgtgtgtgtgtgcatgtgtgtgtgtgtgtgtgtgtgtgtgtgtgtgtgtgtgtgtgtgtgtgtgtgtgtgtgtgtgtgtgaaggtggagTTGTGTCCAAAATGTCTATACAgaatgacagaaagagaaataaaggaataaaataaacatctcaaCACACATCAGTCttaactgacacacacacacacacacacacacacacacacacacacacacacacacacacacacacacacacacacacacacacacacacacacacacacacacacacaatgagcatAGTACAAAACTGAATCCTGACTAAAATGATAGTCCcacctttgtttttttctattcttaTATCCTAATTTAATTTTCTATcctaatttaattgtttttatttttcacgaAATAAAGTATTTGAATGCTGATTGTTTTGAAATATAATGACTTTCTTTCTGCATCTGCCTTGTTTTAAACTTgtcaataaaatgattaaaaatatgtGTCAATACTGCTGTCACAGATTTAACATGTAGACAAACATATGAGGAAAAAATCCTGATGTTTAGTCGGTGACTGTAATGGACGTCTATGTCCCAATTTCTGACCAGCAGCAGGGGACAGTCTGACATGTGGTAAAGGATGGGCTGTGTTCCAATTCTTATGCGACATTGAGGGAACCTTGTGGCCAAAACTACGAGATAGTTCTGTCCCAATCCATAACTGACAGTAAGGGAACGTCATGTCCCAGTTCAGTTTTTGTTCAATGAGTAAGGGTGAGAAACTTAACCAATCAAATCAGTGATGCAGAATAAGGGACGTTCGTGTGCCATATAGTGGCTGATTGGTGAGGAAGGGACAAAGGAGGTCTACAGTATGTCATAATTAGTGACTAAGATAAACAGAGGGCTGTGTTTCAATTATCAATCATAGTAAAAGAGGACTCTGTCCTAATTTTTGGCCAGCAGTAATGAATAGTCTGACCTGTGGGAAAGGGAGGACTGTGTCCCAATTTTTGACAGACAATGAGTGAAGATTCTTTAATTGAATCCACATTATTAACCGGATGTGTTCCAATTACAGTCTGATACTGAGAGGGCTGTGTTTCGATTTATAATCAGTAAAAGAAGGTTGCGATCAAATTCTTTGCCATCAAGAAGTGTGGGATCAGTAACCAGTGGATTACAATAAGGGACATTCATATCCAAAATAGTCAGTGACAGGTGAGGAAGCGAGGAAGGAGTAGTGTACAAAAGTGTGCAAATGAATCAACAGTAAGATATCTTGTGTTTCAATCGAATTATAGGTGACAGACATAAAGGGCTGTGTCCCAATTTTTTGACAAGCATTAGGGAACACTGTTGGAATCAATGACCCAGGGAAAACTAAGAACTGCATCCCAGTAAGTGATTAACATAAAGTGCACTGTTTAATCGATTAGACAACAGTAATGGAATGTTTTCACCCAAATTTGCCCAACTAATAAGTGTGAAATCAGTCAAAACAGTGGACTTTACAACAAGGGAAGGCCATGTAAAAAGAGTGACTGACAGGTGAAAAAGTGAAGATGGGGTGGTGTAAAATTGGTAATAAACATCCAAATCAAGCAATAGTGAGAGAAGGTTGTGTTTTCAACAGCAGTAAAGGGAAGTTCTCACTCATTcgcactcattttctaccgcttatccgaactacctcaggtcacagggagcctgtgcctatctcattcatcatcgggcatcaaggcaggatacaccctggacggagtgccaacccatcacagggcacacacacactctcattcactcacacactcacacactatggacaattatccagagatAATATTCAATATTCTAACAAGCAATAGGGAACACTTTGTCCCAATCAGTGTCTCGAGGAAGAGAGATGGCTGTGCTCCAATTACTGAAAGATATTAACATCAGGCTGTTTTCTGATTAACTTGATACCATATGGGAGCCAGTGGAAGGTCTCCTCGTTATGATTCTGTTgcattctttacattttttagtAACATATTTAATGTAGCTCTGCAAGAGTTTAAAGTTTGGGAAATGTTTATATCCAACACAGACTGATATTTGTCCAGAACTTTGTCCTGGATTTGTTTTGATCCCTTCGTAAGCTTCATGacgctttatttttatttttactcacaCACTTTTATCCTTCTTATAACTTCTTTATATTTCAATTCCATTGTATAAAATCCCAGGGACATCATTTTCGGTTACAGGTTGCAACACCACACAATGGAACAGGTCAAGGGAGGTGCGTgagtagagtaaagtagagtagagcagagtaaagtaaagtaaagttaGAGAAGAGTAAAGAGAACTTGATGAGTCCCCAATTGGTGTCACACCGGCAGCAACACGAGCAACAGGGAGGAATAGGACTTATATAGGACTTATAAACCACAAATATCACAAAGAGgaaagaatgaataaacacagacataacTGATAAGTTAAACAGACTGAAATTGAAGATTAACTGTTCAAAAAATACGCAATCTCACTGGGTATGCAAAACCAGTAGGCATGGGCATTATCTCCAGTGTCCACAAAGTTTCCCATTCTCATTGTTGACACATTGTAGAGTCAGATAGAAGTTGAATTTCTGTACTTTTCGCTGTTACAGCAATGCTGACATAGTCTACAATAGAAGCAGCtccattaaaaacaattttgttTACTATTGTCCACGATTCTCTTAATTTTGTCCACCATCTGCCTTTACACCACCAGTGTATTTGCAGTCATAAATGGGTCACGGGAGAATCGTTAGTTATTTCAAAAACAAGATTGCAAAGAATTGATGTCTTTCAGTATCTGTAGCAcacaatattataaaaagatttatataatCTGGAGAAATATCTATGTACAGCAAGGCTGGAATCCACTGGCAATGCACCTCCTTACATGAAAAACAACAAGGAACCATTGATACAGAGGCGTAAATTTGGATTGTACAGAAACATACACTGAGATCAAGACGACT
It encodes the following:
- the fam131ab gene encoding protein FAM131A isoform X3 yields the protein MLPKSRRALTIQEIAALARSSLHGISQVVKDHVTKPTAMAQGRVAHLIEWKGWCKPTDTPNALESDFNSYSDLSEGEQEARFAAGVAEQFAIAEAKLRAWSSVDGDESNDDSYDEDFLSANEPTTQSTDLSSYPHYLRDLIHTRVCEARMREAESGVAVDLSPPAGLAGSPPDTLGSSTCSLDETYPLLRELGRCGDDLTAKILGALHGREDLLLLARLQRAGQRQGHLFSEMFEDDDTPCKDCRSGAWCTREYSARRKVSDVASSGVVSLDEEDEDEADEDAEEEEEEREQ
- the fam131ab gene encoding protein FAM131A isoform X2: MEKLLFLCGASGDSATVVNVEDPDTMLPKSRRALTIQEIAALARSSLHGISQVVKDHVTKPTAMAQGRVAHLIEWKGWCKPTDTPNALESDFNSYSDLSEGEQEARFAAGVAEQFAIAEAKLRAWSSVDGDESNDDSYDEDFLSANEPTTQSTDLSSYPHYLRDLIHTRVCEARMREAESGVAVDLSPPAGLAGSPPDTLGSSTCSLDETYPLLRELGRCGDDLTAKILGALHGREDLLLLARLQRAGQRQGHLFSEMFEDDDTPCKDCRSGAWCTREYSARRKVSDVASSGVVSLDEEDEDEADEDAEEEEEEREQ